Genomic segment of Pacificitalea manganoxidans:
CATTGGCGCGGCCTTTGTATCAGATCTCGGGGCGGTCGCGGGGTGCAGGCCATCCGGTCAAACGTCACCACCGCAGGGTCGAAAGATGCGGCGCATCGCCTGAATTTCGGTTGAAACAAGGCGGTTTGCACGTCGCATTTCCCTCTGATCCCGAATATATGGGCGCAAAGGCGACGCGACAAGGTCGCCGCGACGCAAGCCTGCGGTGCCCGGGCCTCTCCCGACCGCTGCGGACCCTATCGAGATGAGGTGGCGATGACCCCCCGACCCCAAGTGACGACCCAGCCCGCGGCTGCAGCGACGTGGACGACCCGCGGGCAGGTGCAATGGGCCCCCTATGCCAGCGACCCGCTGCACAGCCGCGGACGCCTGATCGCGGAGGAAGAAAGCGCCTTTCGCAGTTGCTTTCAACGGGACCGGGACCGGATCATTCACGCCTCGGCCTTTCGTCGGCTGAAGCATAAGACGCAGGTGTTCGTCGAACATGAGGGTGACTATTTCCGCACCCGGCTGACCCATTCGATCGAGGTGGCGCAGGTCGCCCGGACGATCGCGGGCGCGCTGGGGCTTAATCAGGAACTAACCGAGGCAGTGGCGCTGGCGCATGATCTGGGGCACACGCCCTTTGGTCATACCGGCGAGGACGCTCTGCATGCGTTGATGGCGCCCCATGGCGGGTTCGATCACAACGCGCAGGCGATCCGGATCGTCACGGCGCTGGAGCGGCATTACGCGGAATTCGACGGGCTGAACCTGACATGGGACTGTCTCGAAGGGATTGCCAAGCATAATGGCCCGGTGACCGGCGATCTGCCCCATGCGCTGGCCGCCTATACCGCGCGTCACGATCTGGAATTGCACACCCATGCCAGCGCCGAGGCGCAGGTGGCCGCGCTGGCCGATGACATCGCCTACAACAATCACGATCTGCATGACGGTCTGCGCGCCGGTCTGTTTACCGAAGCCGATATTCGCAAGCTGCCCATCGTTGGGGAGGCATTCGCGCAAGTAGATGCTCTGTGGCCGGGGCTGGACCGCGCGCGGGCCGGGCATGAGGCGCTCCGCCGGGTGTTCGGCGTTCTGGTAGGCGATGTCATCGACAGCTCCCGCGCGGTGCTGGAGGCGGCGCGCCCGGACAGTGCCGACGCGATCCGGCATCTGGGGCGTCCGGTGGTGGCGTTCTCCGAGCCGGTGCGCCGGGATCTGGACCAGATCCGCAGCTTCCTGTTCTCGCGCATGTATCGCGCCCCCTCGGTCATGGCCAAACGCGCCGAGGTCACCCGCGTGATCGAGGATCTGTTCCCGCTCTACATGCGCGCGCCGGAGCATCTGCCCCTTGAATGGCAAACCGATATCGGCCGCGCCCGCGGAGCCACCGGGCTGGCACGGATCGTCGCGGATTACATTGCCGGGATGACCGACCGCTTCGCCCTGCAAGAACATGCGCGGCTGCTGGGGTGAGGCGCTGATCTGCGCGCCGGCGATTGGGGGACCAGAATGAGAGCGTCCCGCGACCTCTGAACTTGGCGCATCCGCCCGCGAACAAGCAAAGCGCGCGGGCGAGCGCCTGCCCGTCCCCGCGGGCTGGCACTTTGCCATCTCACGCTGACCTCGGTTGGGGGAGGGATTTGGCTGGCATAAAGCGCACCGTTCAATCGTCCCGGCGCCATCCCCCGGGCAGGCTTGCAGTGTGCTTAGAATGATGACCCCGCGCAACATCCGAACTCTTTGCACCCGCTCTCGAACAAGGCGAAGCCGCGAGAGCGAGCGCCTGCCCGTCCCCCGGGCTGGCGCTTTGCCGCCTCGCGCTGACCTCTGAGCGGGGAGGTGTTTGGCTGGCATAAAGCGCACCGTTCGATCGTCCCGGCGCCATCCCCCGGGCAGGCTTGCGGTGTGCTTGGAATGATGATCCCGCGCAACATCCGAACTCTTTGCACCCGCTCTCGGACAAGGCCGAAGGCCGCGAGAGCGAGCGCCTGCCCGTCCCTGCGGGCTGGCGCTTTATCACCTCACGCAAACCTCTGAGCGGGGAGGTGTTTGGCTGGCATAAAGCCCACCGCCCATCCCTTCCAGCGCCATCCCACGGGCAGGCTTACGTTGCGCCTGCGTTTATGACCTAGCCCTCTTTCGGGACGGGAGTTCGTGTATTTCCGACCTCGAATTACCAAGGCCCCGCGCAGCCTGCCACTATCCCGAAACGAAAAAGGGCGGCCCCGCAGGACCGCCCCTCATCTCACACCGGAGCCCGCCTTACGACGCAGCGCGGCTTTGGCGCTTGCGCTCATGCGGGTCGAGGAAGCGTTTGCGCAGGCGCACGGCTGCCGGGGTCACTTCGACCAGTTCGTCGTCGTCGATATAGGCGATGGCCTCTTCGAGCGAGAGCCGCACCGGGGTCGTCAGGCGCACGGCTTCGTCCGTGCCGGAGGCGCGCACGTTGGTGAGCTTCTTGCCCTTCAGCGGGTTCACTTCCAGATCGTTGTCGCGGCTGTGCTCGCCGATGATCATGCCCGTGTAGACCGGCTCCTGCGCGCCGATGAACATCTTGCCGCGATCTTCGAGGTTGAAGAGCGCATAGGCCACCGAGGTGCCGTTTTCCATCGAGATCAGCACACCCGCGCGCCGACCGGGGATCGGGCCGCGGTGCGGGGACCATTCCTGAAACACGCGGTTCAGAACGCCGGTGCCGCGCGTGTCGGTCAGGAATTCGCCATGATAGCCGATCAGACCGCGTGACGGGACATGGGCGATGATGCGGGTCTTGCCTGCGCCCGCGGGCTTCATCTCGACCAGATCACCTTTGCGGACGCCGGTGAGCTTCTCGATCACGGTGCCGGAATATTCGTCATCGACGTCGATGGTGACTTCTTCGATGGGCTCCAGCCGCTGACCGTCCTTTTCGGAGAACAGAACCTGCGGGCGGGAGATCGACAGCTCGAACCCCTCGCGGCGCATGTTCTCGATCAGAACGCCCATCTGCAATTCGCCCCGGCCTGCAACCTCAAAGGCCTCGCCGCCCGGCGTGTCGGTGACGCGGATTGCGACGTTGGATTCGGCTTCCTTCATCAGGCGCTCGCGGATCACGCGGGACTGCACCTTCTTGCCGTCACGGCCTGCCAGCGGGCTGTCATTGATGCCAAAGGTGACGGAGATGGTCGGCGGGTCGATGGGCTGGGCGGGCAGGGCCTCGGTCACCGACGTTGCGACAAGGCTGTCGGCCACGGTGGCTTTGCTCATGCCCGCAAGGCTGACGATATCGCCAGCGACCGCCTCGTCGATGGGTTGCTGACCCAGACCGCGGAAGGCGAGGATTTTCGTGACGCGGAAGTTTTCGATCAGATCGCCCTTGCGCGACAGCGCCTTCAGCGTCTCACCCGCCTTCAGCGTGCCGCTTTCGACACGACCGGTCAGCAGACGCCCGATGAACGGGTCGGAGCCAAGCGTTGTCGCCAGCATACGGAAGGGTTCATCCTTGGCGGCGGCCTGCTTGGGCGCATCGACGTGACGCAGCACCAGATCGAACAGCGCCGACAGATCCTTGCGCGGGCCGTCCAGTTCTTCGTCGGCCCAGCCAGCGCGGCCAGAAGCGTAAAGATGCGGGAAATCCAGCTGCTGATCGTCGGCCCCGAGCGAAGCGAACAGGTCGAACACCTCGTCGAGCGCGCGGTCCGGCTCGGCATCGGGTTTGTCGACCTTGTTGAGCACGACGATCGGACGCAGGCCAAGGGCCAGCGCCTTGGATGTCACGAATTTGGTCTGCGGCATCGGGCCTTCGGCGGCGTCCACCAGCAGAACCACGCCGTCGACCATCGACAGGATGCGTTCGACCTCACCGCCGAAATCGGCGTGGCCGGGGGTGTCGACGATATTGATGCGTGCGCCCTGCCATTCGACCGAAGTCGCCTTGGCAAGGATGGTGATGCCGCGTTCGCGTTCCAGATCGTTGCTGTCCATGGCGCGCTCGGTCACGGCCTGATTTTCACGATAGGTGCCGGATTGCTTCAGCAGCTCGTCGACCAGCGTCGTTTTGCCGTGGTCAACGTGAGCGATGATCGCGATATTGCGAAGGTCCATGGTCTGTCCTTAATCGGGGGTCGCCGCGCCCATACAGTGCAGGCGCAGAAAACACCAGCCTCAAAGCGGTCCTGCCCCCAGATGGGCGGCAATACCCTGCGGCGCAAGGGGGCGGGGGCGGCAGATCGCGGGCGCGCGGCGGCCATCTGCCTCAGTGGCGCGCACTGTCCGAAAAAAGATGCAGGACAAGAATACCGGCGATGATCAGCGCCAGTCCGGCCACGCCCGGCCAATCCAGACGCTGGCCGAACACGGCCCAGCCGATCGCGGCGATCAGCACGATGCCCAGCCCGGACCAGACGGCATAGACCACCCCCACGGGCAGCACTTTCAGCGTCAGCGACAGCAGCCAGAAGGCCAGTGCATAGCCCACCACGACGATCACCGACGGCACCAACCGGGTGAACTGGCGCGAGGATTGCAGCGCCGTGGTGGCCACCGTTTCAGCGATGATGGCCAGCAGCAGGATGAGGTAAGTCTTCGGCATGGGGCGGTCTTTGCCGTCAAATCGCGGGGCGCGTCAATTGGCGATATACCTGTCCCGCCGATGATTGAACGCGATGACCGTGTTCAGAACCACCGCGCCCAGCAGCGAAAACAGCACCACGCGGGTGGGGAACAGAAACAGCGCCACGCCGAAAATCAGGACGTCGACGATGGTCTGCACA
This window contains:
- a CDS encoding deoxyguanosinetriphosphate triphosphohydrolase → MQWAPYASDPLHSRGRLIAEEESAFRSCFQRDRDRIIHASAFRRLKHKTQVFVEHEGDYFRTRLTHSIEVAQVARTIAGALGLNQELTEAVALAHDLGHTPFGHTGEDALHALMAPHGGFDHNAQAIRIVTALERHYAEFDGLNLTWDCLEGIAKHNGPVTGDLPHALAAYTARHDLELHTHASAEAQVAALADDIAYNNHDLHDGLRAGLFTEADIRKLPIVGEAFAQVDALWPGLDRARAGHEALRRVFGVLVGDVIDSSRAVLEAARPDSADAIRHLGRPVVAFSEPVRRDLDQIRSFLFSRMYRAPSVMAKRAEVTRVIEDLFPLYMRAPEHLPLEWQTDIGRARGATGLARIVADYIAGMTDRFALQEHARLLG
- the typA gene encoding translational GTPase TypA, with amino-acid sequence MDLRNIAIIAHVDHGKTTLVDELLKQSGTYRENQAVTERAMDSNDLERERGITILAKATSVEWQGARINIVDTPGHADFGGEVERILSMVDGVVLLVDAAEGPMPQTKFVTSKALALGLRPIVVLNKVDKPDAEPDRALDEVFDLFASLGADDQQLDFPHLYASGRAGWADEELDGPRKDLSALFDLVLRHVDAPKQAAAKDEPFRMLATTLGSDPFIGRLLTGRVESGTLKAGETLKALSRKGDLIENFRVTKILAFRGLGQQPIDEAVAGDIVSLAGMSKATVADSLVATSVTEALPAQPIDPPTISVTFGINDSPLAGRDGKKVQSRVIRERLMKEAESNVAIRVTDTPGGEAFEVAGRGELQMGVLIENMRREGFELSISRPQVLFSEKDGQRLEPIEEVTIDVDDEYSGTVIEKLTGVRKGDLVEMKPAGAGKTRIIAHVPSRGLIGYHGEFLTDTRGTGVLNRVFQEWSPHRGPIPGRRAGVLISMENGTSVAYALFNLEDRGKMFIGAQEPVYTGMIIGEHSRDNDLEVNPLKGKKLTNVRASGTDEAVRLTTPVRLSLEEAIAYIDDDELVEVTPAAVRLRKRFLDPHERKRQSRAAS
- a CDS encoding DMT family transporter, which translates into the protein MPKTYLILLLAIIAETVATTALQSSRQFTRLVPSVIVVVGYALAFWLLSLTLKVLPVGVVYAVWSGLGIVLIAAIGWAVFGQRLDWPGVAGLALIIAGILVLHLFSDSARH